AGTGTAAAAGTTTACGTTAAAGTTCTTGATATATTAAGTTTACGTGTGTATAATATAGATATAAGGTTAAGAAATAAATTATAAATAAAAGAGAGGTTTCATAATGACAACATTTAAAATAATCGAAGTCGAAGAGACAAACCAAAACGCAGACCCTACTAAAGCGAATAACGGGGGAGGTTACTCACACCCTCGCATTACATTTGAATACAAAGGAATTCAAGGCGTGTATGGCGCTCTATTATGTAGCTTTACTTTAGGCGTCCTAGTAAGTCAAAAAGACTTATTAAAAAAATTGTTTTAGTAACTTGGCGATTAGGAATAAATTATTTAACTAAAGGTAGGTAATTAAAATGGAAAACAAACAAAATGAAAACAAAATTCAGTTTAATCTTTTTATCAGCGATTTAACTGAATACAATGCTGGTAATCTTGTTGGTAAATGGTTCGATGCACTTACTGAATTCGATGCAATGAGCACATATATCAACACTATTGCTGGTAAAGGTAATGAATGGTTTATTTCAGATTCTGAAAGTGACTTGCTTGAAGTAAGTGAGTTTCATTCAATTGATGACATTGGGGAAATGGTAAAAGTCATCAAAAAAGCGACATTCGACAGTTTTGTCGCAACTAAAATAAAAGGAGAGTACGAAAACGCCGACATCATCAAATGTGTTGAAAACAACCGTGTTTTAATTTTAGACTGTGATGTGTCAGCCTTTGAAGCGCTCGGCTATTACGAAGTGGAAACGTCTTATTTTGAAGAAATAAGACTAGATAATGAATTCATCTCATCTTATTTCGATTTTGAATCGTTAGGGCGTGACTTGCTTTGGAGTGGCGAATATACGCATATCGGGCGTGATGATGAACATAATCACATTTTCATTATAAACTTTTAAAGGAGACGACCACAATGCTAAAAACACTTATAACAGCAAGCACCTTATTACTTTCGCCAAACTCACAAGCGTCACAAACAGACTTTGACAGTCTCGACGCAAGCACGGAAAGACAGATTGAACAAACACAAAAAACATCAACATCATACGCAATCGCTGAGGACGCTCAAAGGTTAAGAGTGTTCAAGCATGCGGAAGATTCAAAAATGTTGAACAAAAATCAGCAATATACAATTTACAGTAACAACCTTGTCAAAGGCGCTGTGTACAAAATCACTTACAAAGGTGATTACGTTAAATCAATTGAAGTAAACTAAAAAAGTTAAAAAATAAAATAATATAAAAATGGGGGAACATAAGATGTTATATGAGTATGAAATGAAAACATTTAAAAACGCTGAGGAGCTAAAAACAAAATACCCAAAAATTTATAATGAATTACTAGCTGAAAAAGGGGGTGGAGAATGGGAAAACGAAGAATTATTCTTATTCCCGACCGCAACAGATTTTGCACAATATGAGGTTTTCGAAGGCTGGTATGGTCTCGGTTATTTTGCAAATGAAATCAGTGGGGGCAATGCGCCCGATTTGTTCGAATATATTGATTATGAAGAGTTAACGCCCGACTTAATAAATTCATGGGACGACAGCATTTTCCACAAAACAAAAGATAATCAAATTGTTAGAACTGGTTTCGGCTGGTAAATCGACATATAACGCAATAACAAAAAAATCACTGTGAAAACGAGGAGAAAAATAAAAATGAAATTTAACGTAAGAGTTATAATGAAGCAATTCACAAAATTTAATGAAAAATTACAAGACTGGAGCGGGGACGTAATTACTACCGGCGGTTTTAACCTCGGTGAATCAAAAAGCAATAATTTTTATGATGTTCTTGAGGTCCTGCAAGATTACTATGATGTTGAAGAAAACGACATTGATATTGATACGTCATCCGATGGACAAATAACATATTTAACATTTTCTATCGTTGAAGATGCGAACGGGCTACCCGTACCCGAAACAGACGGTGAGTATTTAACAGACTATTTTGTTGTTGTTGAAAAAACTGAGATTGTGCCATTTGTTAAAAATTAAAAAATTATAAAATTAGGAGTGTTTGAAATGAAATTAGTACAAAATTTTAAAATTGGTGTTAATGTCGAAATAATCGACATTAACAATTATCTTGAATTTGCAGAGCACTATAACGTACCTCGATTAAGCGAAGAATATTTGAAAAATACAGTTTTTACTATTGTTAATGAAGAGGTTTTATATAAAGAATTTGACGCAAGCGACGAACCATTTGACGTTAAACAATTTGAGTTAATGGACGAAAAAGGTTACAAATTAGCGTTAATGTTAGACGATTGGGCGCTTGTTAAAGCTGAGGAGGAAATGAAAAATGGAATTAAAGACAATTACAAAACACGCTAAAAAGATAACAAAAAACACAAAAAATCGAATTTTAAAGTATATGCACCTTAACGATAATCTTATTGATTTTACAGACGGTCATAGACTTGTGAGAATAAACCATCAACATGAATATAACAATATGCTAATCAATCCTAAAAACGAAAATGATAAGAGTAGAAGCGAATACCCTTATAATTTTCCTAATTTTGAAAACGTAATTCCGAAAGATGACGACGTAAAAAATGTTATTATTTTTATTGATGGTGAAATCAATATCATTTTAAACGTACTTAAATTATTTAAAAATTTAAAAGTTAAATTAGTACAATTAGAATTGAATGAAAATGATAATTATTTATTGACTGCTTACTCAGGGAATGATGAAGAAGCGCAACGTTTAGAATTGTCATATACTTTCTATAACAAAAAAATAGATAATAATGATGTGAAAAAGATTGTTCTAAATACAGAATACTTGTTAAACGCTTTTGAGTTTCTAAAAGATTTTGACAAAGCTAATAATGAAGATTTTTATTGTTTAAATCTTTATGGTAGAATTCAACCAATAAAAATTACTGACAAAAGCAACACTTTTGATTATGTAATTATGCCGATTAGGGCAGTTTAAAATAAAATAAAGGAGCAGACCAAAATGAATCAACAATTAAAATTAGTCGTTTACGAAATATTATCAGAAATGGGATACATTCAAAAAAATTTAATATATGTGCAAGACATTATAAAATATAATGATGTTGAAATTGAAAGAATGATAGACGCTTTTTTTAAACTTCACGATTTGGAAGAAATCCGCCAGCTTGATGAAAAGGAAAAAATAAACGGCGGTAAATGGGCTTATATCGTTACACAAAAAACTGGTTACCAAAACTATTTACTTGCCGACATTTTAAGTGTCGAGGCTTAAAAATTAAAAGGTTAGAATTTTAAAGGTTAGGTTATTCCTTATGTGCTTATCAAATTTTAAAAGTAAGCGCATAAGGAATAATAAAAATTACTATGTGTTAGGAGTATCAAAAAATGAAAAGAATGGAAAGGCACAATCTTGATTTGCTAGAACAAATAGAAACAGAAAACCGTTATTTTTTGAAATGGGACTATTATACAGACAGTTTTAATAATAAAGACAGCCATACCGTCGAATTTGCTGAAATTG
Above is a genomic segment from Staphylococcus delphini containing:
- a CDS encoding antirestriction protein ArdA; its protein translation is MENKQNENKIQFNLFISDLTEYNAGNLVGKWFDALTEFDAMSTYINTIAGKGNEWFISDSESDLLEVSEFHSIDDIGEMVKVIKKATFDSFVATKIKGEYENADIIKCVENNRVLILDCDVSAFEALGYYEVETSYFEEIRLDNEFISSYFDFESLGRDLLWSGEYTHIGRDDEHNHIFIINF